The Buteo buteo chromosome 23, bButBut1.hap1.1, whole genome shotgun sequence genome includes a window with the following:
- the SLC6A17 gene encoding sodium-dependent neutral amino acid transporter SLC6A17 isoform X2, translating into MPKNSKVTQREHSSEHVTESVADLLAHEEPVDYKRSVLNVTGETWDKQKDGDEELDAENRPAWNSKLQYILAQIGYSVGLGNVWRFPYLCQKNGGGAYLVPYLVLLIIIGLPLFFLELAVGQRIRRGSIGVWNYICPRLGGIGYASCLVCFFVGLYYNVIIGWSIFYFFKSFQYPLPWSECPIVKNGSVAVVETECERSSATTYFWYRETLDISNSISESGGLNWKMTLCLLVAWSLVGLAMIKGIQSSGKVMYFSSLFPYVVLVCFLVRGLLLRGAVDGIMHMFTPKLDKMLDPQVWREAATQVFFALGLGFGGVIAFSSYNKQDNNCHFDATLVSFINFFTSILATLVVFAVLGFKANIMNEKCVVENAEKILGYLNTNVLSHDLIPPHVNFSHLTAKDYNEMYRVIMTVKEGHFKELGLDACLLEDELDKSVQGTGLAFIAFTEAMTHFPASPFWSVMFFLMLINLGLGSMIGTMSGITTPIIDTFKVRKEVFTVGSCIFAFVVGLIFVQRSGNYFVTMFDDYSATLPLTVVVILENIAVAWIYGTKKFMQELTEMLGFRPYQFYYYTWKYVSPICMAVLMTASIIQLGVSPPGYSAWIREEAAEKFLFYPTWAMAILISLIILASLPLPLVFILRQFHLVSDGSNALSVTYKKGRMMKDISNLEDNDETRFILSKVPSETPSPMPTHRSYLGPGSNSPMEMSSAPNGRYGSGYLLASTPESEL; encoded by the exons ATGCCGAAGAACAGCAAGGTGACGCAGCGGGAGCACAGCAGCGAGCATGTCACTGAGTCGGTGGCCGACCTGCTGGCTCATGAAGAGCCCGTGGACTACAAACGCAGCGTCCTCAACGTGACGGGGGAGACCTGGGACAAGCAGAAGGATGGAGATGAGGAGCTGGATGCAGAGAACCGGCCGGCGTGGAACAGCAAGCTGCAGTACATCCTGGCGCAGATCGGCTACTCCGTGGGGCTGGGCAATGTCTGGCGCTTCCCCTACCTCTGCCAGAAGAACGGAGGAG gTGCCTACCTGGTCCCGTACCTGGTCCTGCTCATCATCATCGGgctccccctcttcttcctggAGCTGGCGGTGGGGCAGCGGATCCGCCGGGGCAGCATCGGCGTCTGGAATTACATCTGTCCTCGCCTGGGGGGCATCGGCTATGCCAGCTGCCTC gtCTGTTTTTTTGTCGGTCTCTATTACAACGTCATCATCGGCTGGAGCATCTTTTACTTCTTTAAGTCCTTCCAGTACCCTCTTCCCTGGAGCGAGTGCCCCATCGTGAAAAATGGCTCCGTGGCCG TTGTGGAGACCGAATGCGAAAGGAGCTCGGCCACCACCTACTTCTGGTACCGGGAGACCCTAGACATCTCCAACTCTATCTCAGAGAGTGGGGGGCTCAACTGGAAGATGACCCTGTGTCTGCTGGTGGCCTGGAGCCTTGTTGGCTTGGCCATGATCAAAGGCATCCAGTCCTCGGGGAAG GTGATGTACTTCAGCTCGCTCTTCCCCTACGTGGTGCTGGTTTGCTTCTTGGTGCGAGGACTTCTGCTGCGTGGGGCAGTAGATGGGATCATGCACATGTTCACGCCCAAG CTGGACAAGATGCTGGACCCCCAGGTGTGGCGGGAGGCAGCTACGCAGGTTTTCTTCGCCTTGGGCCTGGGCTTCGGGGGGGTCATCGCCTTCTCCAGCTACAACAAGCAGGACAACAACTGCCACTTTGACGCCACGCTCGTCTCCTTCATCAACTTCTTCACATCCATCCTGGCCACGCTGGTTGTATTTGCTGTGCTGGGCTTCAAGGCCAACATCATGAATGAGAAATGTGTGGTGGA GAATGCTGAGAAGATCTTGGGCTACCTGAACACCAACGTGCTGAGCCATGACCTCATCCCACCCCACGTGAACTTCTCCCACCTCACTGCCAAGGACTACAATGAGATGTACAGGGTGATCATGACGGTGAAAGAGGGGCACTTCAAAGAACTGGGCTTGGATGCCTGCCTGTTGGAGGATGAACTCGACAAG TCGGTGCAAGGAACTGGCCTGGCCTTCATTGCCTTCACAGAAGCCATGACCCACTTCCCAGCCTCACCATTTTGGTCTGTCATGTTCTTCCTGATGCTGATAAACCTGGGGTTGGGGAGCATGATCGGGACCATGTCAGGGATCACTACGCCCATCATCGACACCTTCAAGGTGCGGAAGGAAGTGTTCACAG TTGGTTCCTGCATCTTCGCCTTCGTGGTGGGACTGATCTTTGTGCAGCGCTCTGGGAATTACTTTGTCACCATGTTTGACGATTATTCAGCCACGCTGCCACTCACGGTTGTGGTCATCCTGGAGAACATCGCTGTGGCCTGGATTTATGGCACCAAGAA GTTCATGCAGGAGCTGACAGAAATGCTGGGTTTCCGGCCCTATCAATTCTACTACTACACCTGGAAGTACGTGTCTCCCATCTGCATGGCTGTGCTCATGACCGCCAGCATCATCCAGCTGGGAGTCAGCCCCCCGGGCTACAGTGCATGGATCAGAGAGGAG GCTGCAGAAAAGTTCCTTTTCTACCCAACCTGGGCCATGGCTATCCTCATCTCTCTGATCATCCTGGcatccctccctctgcctctggtCTTCATCCTTCGGCAGTTCCATCTCGTGTCGGATGGCTCCAACGCCCTCTCTGTCACCTATAAGAAGGGCCGGATGATGAAGGACATCTCCAATTTGGAAGACAACGATGAGACCCGCTTCATCCTGAGCAAAGTGCCCAGCGAGACCCCGTCCCCCATGCCCACACACCGTTCCTACCTGGGTCCCGGGAGCAACTCCCCCATGGAAATGAGCAGTGCCCCCAACGGACGATACGGGAGTGGGTACCTACTGGCCAGCACCCCTGAATCCGAACTGTGA
- the SLC6A17 gene encoding sodium-dependent neutral amino acid transporter SLC6A17 isoform X1 — MPKNSKVTQREHSSEHVTESVADLLAHEEPVDYKRSVLNVTGETWDKQKDGDEELDAENRPAWNSKLQYILAQIGYSVGLGNVWRFPYLCQKNGGGAYLVPYLVLLIIIGLPLFFLELAVGQRIRRGSIGVWNYICPRLGGIGYASCLVCFFVGLYYNVIIGWSIFYFFKSFQYPLPWSECPIVKNGSVAVVETECERSSATTYFWYRETLDISNSISESGGLNWKMTLCLLVAWSLVGLAMIKGIQSSGKVMYFSSLFPYVVLVCFLVRGLLLRGAVDGIMHMFTPKLDKMLDPQVWREAATQVFFALGLGFGGVIAFSSYNKQDNNCHFDATLVSFINFFTSILATLVVFAVLGFKANIMNEKCVVEVNPTRLVTSPGFPPVSTRRSVHLSARLRELLCCTPEAAGGRNAEKILGYLNTNVLSHDLIPPHVNFSHLTAKDYNEMYRVIMTVKEGHFKELGLDACLLEDELDKSVQGTGLAFIAFTEAMTHFPASPFWSVMFFLMLINLGLGSMIGTMSGITTPIIDTFKVRKEVFTVGSCIFAFVVGLIFVQRSGNYFVTMFDDYSATLPLTVVVILENIAVAWIYGTKKFMQELTEMLGFRPYQFYYYTWKYVSPICMAVLMTASIIQLGVSPPGYSAWIREEAAEKFLFYPTWAMAILISLIILASLPLPLVFILRQFHLVSDGSNALSVTYKKGRMMKDISNLEDNDETRFILSKVPSETPSPMPTHRSYLGPGSNSPMEMSSAPNGRYGSGYLLASTPESEL, encoded by the exons ATGCCGAAGAACAGCAAGGTGACGCAGCGGGAGCACAGCAGCGAGCATGTCACTGAGTCGGTGGCCGACCTGCTGGCTCATGAAGAGCCCGTGGACTACAAACGCAGCGTCCTCAACGTGACGGGGGAGACCTGGGACAAGCAGAAGGATGGAGATGAGGAGCTGGATGCAGAGAACCGGCCGGCGTGGAACAGCAAGCTGCAGTACATCCTGGCGCAGATCGGCTACTCCGTGGGGCTGGGCAATGTCTGGCGCTTCCCCTACCTCTGCCAGAAGAACGGAGGAG gTGCCTACCTGGTCCCGTACCTGGTCCTGCTCATCATCATCGGgctccccctcttcttcctggAGCTGGCGGTGGGGCAGCGGATCCGCCGGGGCAGCATCGGCGTCTGGAATTACATCTGTCCTCGCCTGGGGGGCATCGGCTATGCCAGCTGCCTC gtCTGTTTTTTTGTCGGTCTCTATTACAACGTCATCATCGGCTGGAGCATCTTTTACTTCTTTAAGTCCTTCCAGTACCCTCTTCCCTGGAGCGAGTGCCCCATCGTGAAAAATGGCTCCGTGGCCG TTGTGGAGACCGAATGCGAAAGGAGCTCGGCCACCACCTACTTCTGGTACCGGGAGACCCTAGACATCTCCAACTCTATCTCAGAGAGTGGGGGGCTCAACTGGAAGATGACCCTGTGTCTGCTGGTGGCCTGGAGCCTTGTTGGCTTGGCCATGATCAAAGGCATCCAGTCCTCGGGGAAG GTGATGTACTTCAGCTCGCTCTTCCCCTACGTGGTGCTGGTTTGCTTCTTGGTGCGAGGACTTCTGCTGCGTGGGGCAGTAGATGGGATCATGCACATGTTCACGCCCAAG CTGGACAAGATGCTGGACCCCCAGGTGTGGCGGGAGGCAGCTACGCAGGTTTTCTTCGCCTTGGGCCTGGGCTTCGGGGGGGTCATCGCCTTCTCCAGCTACAACAAGCAGGACAACAACTGCCACTTTGACGCCACGCTCGTCTCCTTCATCAACTTCTTCACATCCATCCTGGCCACGCTGGTTGTATTTGCTGTGCTGGGCTTCAAGGCCAACATCATGAATGAGAAATGTGTGGTGGA GGTGAATCCAACACGCCTAGTCACATCACCTGGGTTTCCCCCAGTTTCTACTCGTCGTAGCGTCCACTTGTCTGCAAGGTtaagggagctgctctgctgtacaccagaagcagctggaggaag GAATGCTGAGAAGATCTTGGGCTACCTGAACACCAACGTGCTGAGCCATGACCTCATCCCACCCCACGTGAACTTCTCCCACCTCACTGCCAAGGACTACAATGAGATGTACAGGGTGATCATGACGGTGAAAGAGGGGCACTTCAAAGAACTGGGCTTGGATGCCTGCCTGTTGGAGGATGAACTCGACAAG TCGGTGCAAGGAACTGGCCTGGCCTTCATTGCCTTCACAGAAGCCATGACCCACTTCCCAGCCTCACCATTTTGGTCTGTCATGTTCTTCCTGATGCTGATAAACCTGGGGTTGGGGAGCATGATCGGGACCATGTCAGGGATCACTACGCCCATCATCGACACCTTCAAGGTGCGGAAGGAAGTGTTCACAG TTGGTTCCTGCATCTTCGCCTTCGTGGTGGGACTGATCTTTGTGCAGCGCTCTGGGAATTACTTTGTCACCATGTTTGACGATTATTCAGCCACGCTGCCACTCACGGTTGTGGTCATCCTGGAGAACATCGCTGTGGCCTGGATTTATGGCACCAAGAA GTTCATGCAGGAGCTGACAGAAATGCTGGGTTTCCGGCCCTATCAATTCTACTACTACACCTGGAAGTACGTGTCTCCCATCTGCATGGCTGTGCTCATGACCGCCAGCATCATCCAGCTGGGAGTCAGCCCCCCGGGCTACAGTGCATGGATCAGAGAGGAG GCTGCAGAAAAGTTCCTTTTCTACCCAACCTGGGCCATGGCTATCCTCATCTCTCTGATCATCCTGGcatccctccctctgcctctggtCTTCATCCTTCGGCAGTTCCATCTCGTGTCGGATGGCTCCAACGCCCTCTCTGTCACCTATAAGAAGGGCCGGATGATGAAGGACATCTCCAATTTGGAAGACAACGATGAGACCCGCTTCATCCTGAGCAAAGTGCCCAGCGAGACCCCGTCCCCCATGCCCACACACCGTTCCTACCTGGGTCCCGGGAGCAACTCCCCCATGGAAATGAGCAGTGCCCCCAACGGACGATACGGGAGTGGGTACCTACTGGCCAGCACCCCTGAATCCGAACTGTGA